The sequence TGCTAGAGCTCGAGCAGCTCCGAGGGCAATTTTTAGCCGGGCACTCCAGTCAAGTGGAGCACTTTCTTTGTCAATACCTGAAAACAAGTATGAgaatacaatatttaaaacagccaatgaaaagaaatataaaTTGACAGGAGTTACTCAAAAGTTCACACCATGTAAATGAGATTCCACACTGCCATTTGGTATTAATTCATATACTAAACATCTCGTACGATCCTCAACACATATACCGATAAGTTTGACCAAGTTCCTATGATGAAGCCGGCTAAGCATCTCAACTTCCGCTAAGAATTCACGGCCGCCCTGCTGATCATATCTCTTGAGTATCTTCATCGCAACTTTGGTCCCATCATCAAGCATGCCACTGTAGACCATTCCAAAGCCACCTTTTCCAAGTATTCTCGTTTCGTTGAAGTGATCGGTTGCTCTCTCTATATCACTTAAACTAAATGTTTTTGCAGAGGCAGTATAAGCTGCAAAGCTTGAACTCAAGGAGAAAGAAGGAGAACTAGGGCTTCTACCGATCATAGATACTGCCTTGCCTACACCATATGCATTATATATTCTCATCAGctaaattttcgaaatatttttGTAGAAGTtcataaacaatttttaaatgGAGTCATTGTGTCACTATGATGCTCACAACCACTGACTGCTTCCAACCACTGATGAATGTATGCCAAAAAAAGGAAAACCATATTCTACCTGATGATTTTGCGAGGGAACGGATGGTAGTTGGTGGAGTTGGATTAGATAGGTAGCCACGGTTTCTGTGTTTGTACAAGAAAACCCATGCAATAGCAGAAAATAAGACAAGGATTATGAATACGGATACAATGACTGATGCCAGAATGCCTCTTTTTGGTCCATCATTATGCTGATTTCTCCTTACATCCACCCCCAGGGGTTGTACAGTTCTTGCATTATTGTCACGACCAGGGTATGGGTTACTTCCTATAATGCCAATGGTTGATGGAGGCAAAGGCGGAGAAGGGGGAAGACCTAAGATTTGTAAGGTGGCAACTCGATTGTTAAGGACAAACCATAAACAGATAACCCATTCAAAAAAAACTAGGTCCACACTGTTACCTGGATATTGCACATATATCACGTCATAATCACCAAACAATGATGTACTTATAACCACTTGCTTGTGCCAAAATCTTTGAAATGTTAAATATGCTGTTGTGTCATCAAATTTTGCTCCGGGAGGTATCAAATCAATAAGAACAATGGTCTTTTGTGGATTAACTGCATTTGCATTTGCTCCCATGATGCGAACTTGGCTTTGCTTCATATGTACTCCAGCAGCAATTTCTTTTGCGAGTTCTGAAACTAAAGGAAAGAAGGTGTATAGTGCTACAGTAAGGCTCAGCCCAACTTGTATTGGCAGCACACAGACGCAGGGAGAGTCAGGAGGACCATATGTTAATGGCTCGGTGCAAGTCAGAGGAGCACAAGCTGTGAAATAAGATAAATGATTGAGTTTGTTGACAGGTAATAGCTAAAGCACCAGAGAAAATTGAGTATGTTTAGGACGAGAATCTTTTGAAAAAGGATTCACAATTTTTCTCTTCCCTGAGAAAATTGAAGTTTGGTGAAAAAAACTCACCTTTATGAGGAGGTGGAGGTGGCAGTTCTTGCAACGGGGATGGCGGCGGCATTTTTGGACTTTTTTTTGTTGATACAGAGGCGGGGGGCATTATAGGAGAAATGAACGGAACTTCGAACACAAAGACAGTATTCATTCAAGCACTCATAGTAAAGTCAAACCAAAACTCAAAGGCAGCTTTTCTATTACCCATACAGAAGGGCAAAAACAGACAAAAATTACCTTTAGCACGCTCGGGTGGAGATTTTGGAGGTGAAGAAAATATAGAAGGATGGTGATTTCCTGAGGAAGGAATTGGGGCAAGCATCGGAGATGCAGATTGAGAATAGCCTGTCATTTGACATTATTAGACATTACAACAACaagaacaaaataataagtCGTGGTCCGACCGAGTATAAAAAGCCTGCAGTTGTGGGTGGTGGAGCATAATGCCGGAAATCAGCCATTGGGCCTGAGCTTGGAGCTGAATGGGGAAAAAATATGCGTCAGATATAAAGTATGAAGGTGTTATTAtcagaaaaaaaaacttttggGAGTGTAGAAAAACCTTGTGTGCTTGAAGTAGGAGGGATTAAATGAAACAATGGAGCAGGAGAGGTCTTATAATCCCTTGAATGACGTGGCTTTTTCAATGGATAAGGCCCCGGAGCCAACTCGGAATATGGATGAGGAGGAGCACTATTAGAATGTCCTGGCAGATTACTTGCTGAAGGAGCTGAACCAGAAGAAGTGCACATTACTAAGTGCTCATTTACTTGATGTCCAGATTATAGTTAGGAAAATAGAAAGATTTGACAAACCTTCAGATGGGGAATGGCTTATAGGTGCATAATGAATGATGGTATTATTTACGGGCGATGGAACTGGTATAGCACCTGTTACACTTGGAGGACGTGCTGATATGGGAGAGGTATTTTGTTCTGCCAGAAAAGGACAGTATAGCAGTTGAACTAATAATATCCTCCCTCAACAAAGATGTTCGTAATATCATAGAGCGGGAAGCATGTCTTTCAAGAAATATGAACTATAGCAACTCTGAttaaaaattgttttcaaacaaaACGGAGTTCATAAATGCTGataaaattgcattttttgttCTTTATCCACGAGAGTGCATAATTgtaggattaaaaaaaaaaaaacaaaagttcaCCCTTGTTACATAATAATTTTACAACCCTTAAAGCAATTTTCATTTCACCAAGATACTCAAGTGATATCAAAGTTAAACTTCAATGAATTGTCGCTTACTCCCCAAAATTTATGAGATTCCATCGTGGTCAAAGAAGATTCTTGATGGTTTTTAGTGAAAAAGTGATCGAGGCAACATTCATCCATTTAGCTCAACTTTACTTTATGGTAGTTGGTTGCTGCACAATGCAGCTGAACTAGAAGACTTAAATAGCAATTGTGCTGATAAACTTGAAAAAATTACACTAGTGTCACCTGGTGGGCTGGATGGTGGTTCTTCAGCAATATTGGATCAGCAGGTGGGAAATTTCCAGGAGATGATGGAGGTGAAGACATGTCTTGCACCATGTGATCGACTCGTCAGACAATCATCTTTAAGGATGATTTGGTTGAAGATTTACTCAAACGGTTTTTTTGAACAATAATGTAGTGAAAAAACTCATACCAGGTGGAAGGGATGGTGGTTCTTCAGGCAAAAAGTAGCGTGAAGGTGGCGGACTGCCTAAGTTACTCATTGGTGCTGATGCATTTGATACTGTGTTTCAAAATATCCAATATTAGGTGAATTTCACTGCAGGGTAAATAATCATAAGGTCAGAACAAATCATCAGCTTTTAACAACCTGGAGCTATTGGTGAGTGGGGAGCATTATTTTCAGGTGCTGTAGTTGGATGAGAATTTGGCGGAGCAGATCTTGGCTCCAATGACGAACTACTAGAAGGTGGAACACTCGGTACTGCGTACTGAAAATCTAAATCATATCGAACCAATATAAATCGATAAGATTTCATATTATTACTAGTTACCTGGAGCATCCAACACAGAGGGAGGGGGAACATGTTCTGTGTGCGAAGGCTGCTCTGGAGGAGGTACCGGTGGCATGACTGGGACAGGATGCTGAATAGATGTGGTGGGTGGAACAACAATATTTGGAGGTGGTGTTGAAAGAGGACTCGGGCGTGGGGAAAAGATAAGACCTTTTGTTGATTGAGGTACTGGTCCAGAGCTGCGAGGAGGAGTTATGAGTGGAGGTTGGAAACCTGTCCCTGAAATGGTGATTCATATGCAAgttaatttaatatcaaatgttgcgttgaaaattataatgcatttatgaatacgaatacTACCATAGGATGGAGGATCTGCAACAGGTGCTACGCTGATTAAGACATTTTCGTCATACAAAAGTCCAGGCATTCCTTCTCCATTTGGAAAACCTTCAGAAAATAAGGAAAGaggcaaaattatgaatatgcAAAATCAAAACAATACAAACTAGGAATAACAAACTTCAGGACGTCTGCCATTAGAATTTATAAAATCGGATATCATACATTTCATTGTCAATGATCCAGAATTCTATTTTTACAAGAATAGAGTCGCAGCCGAATTTTTATGCACTCCAGGGAGATGGAACAAACAACTTGTGAATATATACGAGCCTGGCCTTTGAAATTTAATACGCACATATCTGCTAATGGGGGAATAACTTCGGCAAGTACGCATTGAATTTTGATTGGTCTATGGCCAATGTAGCCTAGCAAAATCTTTCAACTATCAATAGGCCAAGCTTACGAAATTAGAAAAACGGCCACTAAAATTTGAAGGCATTTGTTACTACGACAAGATATTTGAGGCAATTCAATGATCTGGATACTTCACATTTCACCGACAAATCTTTAAGGGGTTGTAGCATGAAATTCCAATTCGGTGCTACGAATCTATCTACATAAACTACAGAAAGTCAGAACTTGTGCTGGCAAACAAACTTGAGAACATAGAAAGCTTcaggaaagaaaaataaatgaagaTTTTGAGCAATGTGCGAAATTCAGAATTCACAATCATATTTGATATCCACCCTTTACttctaaacatttaaaataaataaataaataacaataacaacTAATTCCTAGACACAAGGACATGCATTAGCTTGATGTCGCCAAAACTAAATCAAAACATCGGCAAGTCTCCAAACTAGAACAATCAAACCAATTGTTCCAAACACTGAGGGAAACAAGGACTTCTCGGATCTTTGGATAAAACTTTAAGCAGAACAAACTGAAATAATTACCAGCAAGTGCGTGAATCACCATAAAACAAGTAAAGGCACAGACTTTCAGCAACAATCCAAGAACTTGCAGCAGCATCACCCCCATCTCAGTATCTCacccaaaaataaaaacaagagaAATGGAAACCCCTCCACTCAATCTCAATGAAAATCCATTCGTCAAGAGGCTACATAGCATCAAAATAAGGGAAGCCCAAAAAACTCTTCCTCACAAAGAACAATGCACTTTCTGAAATCAGTGCAATAAAGATAGATGTCttcaagaaaaaacaaaagggGTTAGATTAAAGATGGAGACCTACTGGCAGAAAGAGTGAGAGGCAAGCAAGACACAAGAAATAAGGAGGGTCAGTTGCTAGCAAAAACGCAATCAAACACAGGACGATACCACGAAAATAAATCTTTTCTCGTTCTGATTAAATGGGCATTACAGAAATTTGGAACCGGATAAAAACAAGATATGGGAGCTGTGAATAAATGAAAGATTCGAAATTTTCCAGGCCGAACACAACAAACAAGTGAGAAACAACCGTTTCCACTGACATATTTGCAATTAAAGAAAAGTGTGTATAAAAAGCTAGCaatatttaaacatttctagtaaaggaaaaaaaagaacaaacttGTTGCAAGCGAGTGTCAGTAGCTGGTAAACAGCGACAGCCATGTtttgtttttgtgcaagatTTTATGAGTTTATCCCTCCTACTCACATGCACACATGAGACACAGAGATGGAACATCTGAGAGCGATTctgttatatttaattattattaattattaattacaaatattgtatattatttattatgttcTTGACTGGGAAGATATTAGATTTCTTTGATATCGATTGCAATTAATAGCCAATTAATGAGATAGTTGCATGAAAAGAAAGAAGGGAAAGGGTCTCATAATAAGAGCCCCATTGAATTTTTGTAATCTCACTTTTCTCATAtactttttgtttttattaaaccccaattatttgatgattttatacaataaagtgtattttaaaatattattacttataataaaattctaatataATGTTACTATTGAAATAATGATGTAAATTTATTTGATCATACATATTTATCCTTTCAAAACATATAAGATTTGTTAATTGACTGCACTAATTTCACTATTATATGTATCGCAGAATTTGGATTTTTTAAGCATAATTATGTAATAAATACAATCTTTATCTTTAGTTGATATAGCGGAAAACATTTATTCAAACATGTGATTGAATTCTTTTGATTAGGATCTTAGTCTCCGCATGCTTTCCGAATTAGCATGTTTGGTCGTGTATCCTATTCTAATGTATTTTACAAAGGTTTTTGTTTTGGTGAGACTTTACACAAAgtcattttgtttttttagatctaaatctgTTTTGGGATTACGTAAatcattgaaataaaataataaataaaaaaaactagggGCCGAGCCACCTGTTTGGGCCTGTCTTCAAGCGAGCCATTAAATAGTAACTCAACAGACCTAATTTTTATGATAGGACGGACTCACTCGACTGATCTGACCTATTACAGCTCTAAAACCTAACAATGAAATGGAATGTTTTTATTAAGAGGTTttcttgatgttttttttttaatgaaattactttcattaataattataaaaagatAATACAAGTACAAATATTTTGGGTATCCCAGCGAGAGTCAATAAACGTAAAATCACCTACTACATAGTATCTATAACAGAAATCGAACTAGGAATATACCGAAAGTTCAGAATCTTAATCTTCTTGATAATGTCTTCCATCACCGACTTTTCATTTTCAAACATAGCACAGTTTCTTGCATTCCACACATTGTGAACTGTTGCTATCAGTGCAACACATCTAATCTTATTTAGGGTTGAATTACCTCGATAGACACTTCTGAAAGCTTTGAGGACTGCTGTCGAAGATCCCATAATCTTTTTCATTCCTAGTCATTCACGCACACCTGCCCATATTCTGTTCGAAATATTGCAGCCAAAAAATAGTTGTGCAAATGTCTCTAATTTCGTGTTACATAGCACACAAGACTGATCATACATATATCTCAGCCTATCACGGGTTAAGAATTTGTTATGTGCAAATATCCACAATGCAAACATGTGCTTTGGGAGGATAAACGATTTCATGATTAGAGGCTTCCAAGGCTACCGTCCCACTGCCGACGAGAAGAAATGGTACGCACGACTGAACCCCACATTACCACAAAACCACCCCTCCAAGCACAAAACCGTCGCATCAACAGACCTCAGCTCTCGAATCATAACATATCTAATACCTATAATCTGTTTTACAAGAGGCGAATCCTCTCGTCTCCATTCCTATTGCCAAATATCACCAAATTGCTCAACCTCTAGGAGGCCATATTTTAGCACAGTGAGTATTTTTTCGACAATTTTTATGCTACCAATAATGTTTTGGAGATATAATTTTGGAATTAGATAGAAGGATCAATGACCAGCACATAGCATCCAACTCAAGCCCCCAACCTCAAGTATGCCTAAGAGTCCACAACACTCAAAACTCACTCATGCACATAAGAATTTACCTTGGATCGACACGAAACAAAGTAACAGCAAAAAATGACAAGTATCTTTAAGATGAGACAAACAAGAAAGgatgcaaaaaaaaattgattatggttttttttttccctcaaaTGGAGTTTTCAGAATCTCATTCAAACCGAATCAAACTGaaccaatttaattatattaagaaTTTGTTTATTGCAAGTTTTAGACCaaataaacataattaaaattcgaaaatttaggtttttctataaattataaaattttgtaacaTACATAAAGTAttctaatatatgattttatttataatcatatttttaacGATCAAATAAGATGTTTAGTAGACTTCTATTAAATGTCAATTGCTACATATTGGAAGTagaaataatcatttttttaggGACAGAAATAAGCATTTGGCTGAAAGAGTTGTCAAAACTTGTTATTTCGTCTTCGAGATCGGCAAAACCCATCTCCCCAAATATGAAGAGGAAGATTGCCGTTTTACTCTTGAAATGAGaattcataaataatatttaaatgttatttaatATTGATTTTATAGAATTATTATTCAAATCATTTNTTACTAATTTTTTTGGAATCATTTTGTCTGAACGATGATGTATTAGTTGATTACAAATattaatttcattcaatatTTGAGTAAAGTtgtataatatcatatatctttTATCGTCTCATTCCATTAACTAAATGACTTATTATTTGATGAAGATTAATTCATAACTTGGATAACTGAATGTCTTTTGAggttataaatataaataaaccaGTATTAGGTTTGAATAAATACTATGGGTGTATGCCTGTTTGGGCCAGATATATATGGGCTTTTGAAAATGAAATCCAAATTCTAAGCCCATTAAAGACATACTTAACAATGGATGAATGAATGGTCCTAAGATTTGGGCAAGGAAGGCAAGATCAGATGATAGGATGGTCTAtacatattaaatataataaatacaaaaattactaCAAATATATCGTACAATGATATTTACATCACTATTTATATCATGAGATTTTGCTATTATATCatgagattttgtatttaatatataataagattttgataaagtgaatttttgtattgaattttttgtggtgTAAAaagatgtttttttaaaaaaactttgatcaattatttttttaagaaatacaTTTGAggagattattttttaaaaaaagatttatttaatcagggttattttacaaatttccctaaaaaatattttacaaatattGTTGTACATACATCATCACTGTACATAAGACCTGTatacatgataggataaacatgtgatatataatataaggataagttaaagatatataagatgtaggatattatatttaattattggtatgattttaataacagtgattaaatatatatatatatatatatatatattatattgtaatgacaaaattaaccttaatcgagtgatactaataattttattgaaatttataaaaatctatcattttatataatatataaa comes from Primulina huaijiensis isolate GDHJ02 chromosome 2, ASM1229523v2, whole genome shotgun sequence and encodes:
- the LOC140971434 gene encoding receptor-like serine/threonine-protein kinase ALE2: MGVMLLQVLGLLLKVCAFTCFMVIHALAGFPNGEGMPGLLYDENVLISVAPVADPPSYGTGFQPPLITPPRSSGPVPQSTKGLIFSPRPSPLSTPPPNIVVPPTTSIQHPVPVMPPVPPPEQPSHTEHVPPPSVLDAPVPSVPPSSSSSLEPRSAPPNSHPTTAPENNAPHSPIAPVSNASAPMSNLGSPPPSRYFLPEEPPSLPPEQNTSPISARPPSVTGAIPVPSPVNNTIIHYAPISHSPSEAPSASNLPGHSNSAPPHPYSELAPGPYPLKKPRHSRDYKTSPAPLFHLIPPTSSTQAPSSGPMADFRHYAPPPTTAGYSQSASPMLAPIPSSGNHHPSIFSSPPKSPPERAKVPFISPIMPPASVSTKKSPKMPPPSPLQELPPPPPHKACAPLTCTEPLTYGPPDSPCVCVLPIQVGLSLTVALYTFFPLVSELAKEIAAGVHMKQSQVRIMGANANAVNPQKTIVLIDLIPPGAKFDDTTAYLTFQRFWHKQVVISTSLFGDYDVIYVQYPGLPPSPPLPPSTIGIIGSNPYPGRDNNARTVQPLGVDVRRNQHNDGPKRGILASVIVSVFIILVLFSAIAWVFLYKHRNRGYLSNPTPPTTIRSLAKSSGKAVSMIGRSPSSPSFSLSSSFAAYTASAKTFSLSDIERATDHFNETRILGKGGFGMVYSGMLDDGTKVAMKILKRYDQQGGREFLAEVEMLSRLHHRNLVKLIGICVEDRTRCLVYELIPNGSVESHLHGIDKESAPLDWSARLKIALGAARALAYLHEDSSPRVIHRDFKASNILLEDDYTPKVSDFGLARTALEEENRHISTRVMGTFGYVAPEYAMTGHLLVKSDVYSYGVVLLELLTGKKPIDLSQQPGQENLVSWSRPLLTSREGLGSIIDPSLGPDFPFDSIAKVAAIASMCVQPDVSHRPFMGEVVQALKLVYN